Proteins encoded in a region of the Pontibacillus halophilus JSM 076056 = DSM 19796 genome:
- the fliG gene encoding flagellar motor switch protein FliG has product MAKTEELSGRQKAAVLLISLGPDVAAQVYKHLSEEEMEKLTLEISSVRKVGANQKDDIIEQFHQIALAQDYITQGGIGYAKTVLEKALGENEANTIITRLTSSLQVKPFDFARKADPSQILNFIQNEHPQTIALILSYLDSEQSAGILSELPQEMQADIARRIATMDSTSPEVINEVEQILERKLSTTVAQDYTQTGGIESVVEVLNGVDRSTERTILDALEIQDPELAEEIKKRMFVFEDIVTLDNRAIQRVIREVENEDLMLSLKVASDEVKQVVFNNMSNRMVETFNEEMEFMGPVRLRDVEEAQTRIVTIIRRLEEMGEIVIARGGGDDIIV; this is encoded by the coding sequence ATGGCGAAAACAGAAGAACTTTCAGGTCGACAGAAGGCTGCCGTACTTCTCATTTCTCTAGGTCCTGATGTAGCTGCCCAAGTTTATAAGCATTTATCTGAAGAAGAGATGGAGAAGTTGACGCTTGAAATATCATCCGTTCGTAAAGTAGGAGCAAATCAAAAGGATGACATTATTGAACAATTCCATCAAATTGCTCTAGCTCAAGACTATATCACTCAAGGTGGAATTGGCTATGCCAAGACCGTGTTGGAGAAAGCGCTAGGAGAGAATGAGGCGAACACAATTATTACACGTCTCACTTCCTCCCTACAGGTCAAACCGTTTGATTTCGCACGGAAAGCGGATCCATCTCAAATTTTAAATTTCATTCAGAATGAACACCCACAAACCATTGCACTCATTTTGTCTTATTTAGATTCGGAGCAGTCTGCAGGCATCCTATCAGAGCTTCCTCAAGAAATGCAGGCAGATATAGCGAGAAGAATTGCAACGATGGATTCCACATCTCCAGAAGTCATCAATGAAGTGGAACAGATTCTAGAAAGGAAGCTATCGACTACTGTTGCTCAGGATTATACACAAACGGGTGGGATTGAATCAGTCGTTGAAGTCCTAAATGGTGTCGATCGCTCAACTGAACGAACGATTCTCGATGCTCTTGAAATTCAAGATCCAGAATTAGCAGAAGAGATTAAGAAACGTATGTTTGTCTTTGAAGACATTGTTACGCTTGATAATCGTGCAATTCAGCGCGTAATTAGAGAAGTTGAGAACGAAGACTTAATGTTGTCACTTAAAGTAGCAAGTGACGAAGTAAAGCAAGTGGTATTCAACAACATGTCGAACCGTATGGTGGAAACCTTTAATGAAGAAATGGAATTTATGGGGCCAGTTCGATTGCGTGATGTGGAAGAAGCACAGACAAGGATTGTGACAATCATTCGAAGATTAGAAGAAATGGGCGAGATTGTTATCGCCCGTGGTGGAGGAGACGATATTATTGTCTAA
- the fliH gene encoding flagellar assembly protein FliH, with amino-acid sequence MSNSSRSVQPKVIGIKPVLLEERAPIETERSKEELVQEAEQAKEHAQLHLQQAREEAERIKEQALADANAEREKWEQERERVVELAKDEGYQIGYERGREAAHQEYERLLDDARNIVAQSKVQHDEKVESAEETILQMSFNLASHLMKQTLDERPEAFTSIVRAAIHEVKEQESVSLYVHPNFYYSLLQHKEEFQQMLDHQLDLAIYPKEGESVYLCILETPFGRIEASLDSQLNELRDSLFSILEEVRSSEGQSTLSTY; translated from the coding sequence TTGTCTAACTCATCCCGCTCTGTTCAGCCGAAAGTCATCGGGATTAAACCCGTTCTTCTTGAAGAGCGAGCGCCTATTGAAACGGAACGTTCAAAAGAAGAACTCGTACAAGAGGCTGAACAGGCTAAGGAACACGCGCAACTTCACTTGCAACAGGCAAGAGAGGAAGCAGAGAGAATAAAAGAGCAAGCTTTGGCTGATGCCAATGCTGAACGCGAGAAATGGGAGCAGGAACGAGAGAGAGTTGTGGAGCTTGCGAAGGATGAGGGCTACCAAATTGGCTACGAGCGAGGGAGAGAGGCTGCACATCAAGAATATGAACGGCTCCTAGATGATGCAAGGAACATCGTTGCACAATCTAAGGTTCAACATGATGAAAAAGTAGAATCAGCCGAAGAAACGATCTTGCAAATGTCCTTTAATTTAGCCTCTCATTTAATGAAGCAAACGTTGGATGAGCGTCCTGAAGCCTTTACGTCTATCGTGCGAGCAGCGATTCATGAAGTGAAAGAACAGGAAAGTGTTAGTTTATATGTTCATCCGAACTTCTACTATTCCTTGCTTCAACATAAAGAAGAGTTCCAGCAAATGCTTGATCACCAATTAGACTTAGCTATCTATCCGAAAGAAGGGGAATCAGTATATTTATGTATTTTAGAGACTCCGTTTGGACGGATTGAGGCGAGTCTTGATAGTCAGTTGAATGAATTAAGGGATTCATTATTTTCAATCTTAGAGGAGGTACGTTCAAGTGAAGGTCAATCAACTCTTTCAACATATTGA
- the fliI gene encoding flagellar protein export ATPase FliI — protein sequence MKVNQLFQHIDQIDTYKRYGKIHRVVGLMIESKGPEASVGDVCLIHSSSRHGEKIMAEVVGFHNENVLLMPYSTIQDIAPGCLVEATGEPLQVKVGPELIGEVLDAIGRPLTGGALPKGLKDYPTDQMPPNPLSRPPIEEPIQVGVRAIDSLLTVGKGQRIGIFAGSGVGKSTMMGMIARNSTADLNVIALIGERGREVREFIEKDLGEEGLKKSIVVVATSDQPALMRIKGAYTATAISEYFRDLGYNVNLMLDSITRVAMAQREVGLATGEPPTTKGYTPSVFAILPKLLERTGTNHNGTITAFYTVLVDGDDMNEPIADTVRGILDGHFVLDRRIAEQGRYPALDVLKSISRVMKGITSEEHQQAATEVRQLLATYEENQELIQIGAYKKGTSREIDRAIHYHPSIIQFLKQGIHEQVTHQETLNHMFELLRGNKVNG from the coding sequence GTGAAGGTCAATCAACTCTTTCAACATATTGACCAAATTGATACGTATAAACGCTACGGGAAAATTCATCGCGTTGTTGGGCTAATGATCGAATCGAAAGGTCCAGAGGCAAGTGTTGGTGATGTTTGTCTCATTCATTCAAGTTCTCGTCACGGTGAGAAAATTATGGCAGAAGTAGTTGGGTTTCATAACGAGAACGTTCTCTTAATGCCTTATTCAACGATCCAAGATATAGCACCAGGCTGTCTTGTCGAAGCTACAGGTGAACCCCTTCAAGTCAAGGTGGGTCCGGAGTTAATCGGTGAAGTATTGGATGCGATTGGTCGACCGTTAACAGGAGGGGCGTTGCCAAAGGGATTGAAGGATTACCCCACTGACCAAATGCCACCTAACCCGCTTTCAAGGCCACCGATAGAAGAACCGATACAAGTAGGTGTGAGAGCCATTGATAGCTTACTTACGGTTGGCAAAGGTCAACGTATTGGGATTTTCGCAGGGAGTGGGGTAGGGAAGAGTACAATGATGGGGATGATTGCTAGAAATAGTACAGCAGACCTGAATGTCATTGCTTTAATTGGAGAGCGCGGTCGTGAAGTGAGAGAGTTTATTGAGAAAGACCTTGGCGAAGAAGGACTTAAAAAGTCGATTGTCGTCGTAGCAACCTCTGACCAGCCGGCACTTATGCGAATAAAAGGAGCCTACACCGCAACTGCTATTAGTGAATATTTCCGTGACCTTGGGTATAACGTCAATCTCATGCTCGACTCCATCACACGTGTTGCGATGGCACAGCGGGAGGTTGGTTTAGCTACAGGCGAGCCACCTACTACGAAAGGCTACACGCCATCCGTATTCGCCATCTTGCCAAAGCTTTTAGAGCGCACCGGTACGAATCATAACGGGACGATAACAGCTTTTTATACGGTCTTAGTCGACGGTGACGATATGAATGAGCCAATCGCGGATACCGTACGTGGAATCCTTGACGGACATTTCGTATTAGACAGAAGAATCGCAGAACAAGGTCGTTACCCGGCTCTCGATGTATTAAAGTCGATTAGTCGTGTGATGAAAGGAATTACGAGCGAAGAACATCAACAAGCTGCAACTGAGGTCCGTCAACTACTGGCTACCTACGAAGAAAACCAAGAGCTTATTCAAATTGGTGCCTATAAGAAGGGGACAAGTCGGGAAATTGACCGAGCTATTCACTATCATCCAAGTATTATTCAATTTCTTAAACAAGGAATCCATGAGCAAGTGACGCATCAAGAAACGTTGAATCACATGTTTGAATTACTTAGGGGGAATAAAGTAAATGGCTAG
- the fliJ gene encoding flagellar export protein FliJ, which translates to MASLATFHRLLDVQEQRKLEVQQEYQTAQEQFEDVATQLYTLLKKKEQAEARYEQTLQTGLSITTIQETVDYISRLEGQIASLQGSVQQARQHMNDQHVALQEAHVDTKKYEKLIQNKVEKQRQSELYYEKQQMDEISVQQFLSQS; encoded by the coding sequence ATGGCTAGTTTGGCTACGTTCCATCGGTTATTGGACGTACAAGAACAACGTAAATTAGAAGTCCAACAGGAATATCAGACAGCACAAGAACAATTTGAGGACGTCGCGACCCAGTTGTATACGCTGTTGAAGAAGAAAGAGCAAGCCGAAGCACGTTATGAACAAACGTTACAGACTGGGTTGTCAATTACAACTATTCAAGAAACAGTGGATTATATCAGTCGTTTAGAAGGTCAAATTGCATCGCTACAAGGCAGTGTGCAACAAGCGAGGCAACACATGAATGACCAACATGTAGCACTTCAAGAAGCACATGTAGACACGAAGAAATACGAAAAGTTAATCCAAAATAAAGTCGAGAAGCAGCGTCAATCAGAGCTGTATTATGAAAAACAGCAGATGGATGAGATATCTGTACAGCAATTCTTAAGTCAAAGTTAG
- a CDS encoding MotE family protein, which yields MATEGKVGSERKTGKFQWFLFVVLIPTIFALSLLVIVLTIAGVNVFDEAQKLGKSIPGISQMASGEEEREQSENGNTELKAQIQDQKAQIDTLQSQIDVKDQKVKDLNARIEQLNKQLESSATSSEETKAEIKEVSSAYEKMEPERAAAILSNLGQEEAVLILTNLSSDERGKVLEQMPADQAASLTNAMVEEVNGG from the coding sequence ATGGCCACAGAAGGTAAGGTAGGCTCTGAAAGGAAAACGGGCAAGTTTCAATGGTTTTTGTTCGTTGTACTAATTCCTACAATCTTTGCATTGTCGCTACTCGTAATTGTGCTAACCATCGCCGGGGTAAATGTATTCGATGAAGCTCAAAAATTAGGAAAGTCGATACCGGGAATTTCTCAAATGGCAAGTGGTGAGGAAGAGCGTGAGCAAAGTGAAAATGGAAATACAGAGCTAAAAGCACAAATACAAGACCAAAAAGCACAAATCGATACGCTTCAATCACAAATTGACGTAAAAGACCAGAAAGTAAAAGACTTGAATGCCCGCATTGAACAGCTGAACAAACAACTCGAGTCAAGTGCCACTTCTTCAGAGGAAACAAAAGCTGAGATCAAAGAAGTTTCCTCAGCTTACGAAAAGATGGAACCTGAACGAGCTGCAGCAATCTTGTCCAATTTAGGTCAAGAAGAGGCAGTACTGATCTTAACGAATCTATCTAGCGATGAAAGAGGTAAGGTTCTCGAACAAATGCCTGCCGATCAAGCTGCATCATTAACCAATGCCATGGTTGAAGAAGTGAATGGCGGCTAA
- a CDS encoding flagellar hook-length control protein FliK — protein MNAITAIIATGNTPNRVLPVQQQGETSSFGNRFNSLLEGMPKGEKGSMETVLKDLVGVLQSLSPEALEKVQNLLQGNMEGMGDHAKKLLSLFQSLPNPIVQQLNQLTQATSERSSSFELSLMDGERIELSSEDVTSLQQFLAGLERLVRGEDVLENMPAMNISNLEHLGQVAIQPLTSIDMHASKEVKLTDLINQAKDLLASLKDQGSLNVKERQQLLHVMKDLAAIMKQQMGGSETTDGKGSFSIILKEHGMTSKEAKVIEQTLFTLVSKETMSKGYVTESVVTGKDIGKWMKAVLQQETTSATQLSWSQQGQATSAAMPMSQVEQFVLHTNSPNQAGQAPSNSQLFEKFQQLISSSQFTKGLHGGKELSIVLRPDHLGSMNVKLTQMNGEMMVKILVTSQASKEMLEGNIQQLRHLFSPNQVVIEKQDVLNFSQQEAEHEQREQGKQEQQHHSPHSHEEEREDSSSTSFEEILNEQV, from the coding sequence ATGAATGCCATTACAGCGATAATTGCTACTGGAAATACACCTAACCGTGTGTTACCCGTTCAACAGCAAGGTGAAACCTCTTCTTTTGGGAATAGATTTAATTCCTTACTTGAAGGGATGCCTAAAGGCGAAAAGGGGAGTATGGAAACTGTATTAAAGGATTTAGTAGGTGTACTCCAATCCTTATCTCCTGAAGCGCTTGAAAAGGTTCAAAACTTGCTTCAAGGAAACATGGAGGGCATGGGAGACCATGCTAAGAAGTTGTTGTCTTTATTTCAATCGTTACCAAATCCAATCGTGCAACAACTCAATCAGCTAACACAAGCGACTAGCGAACGCTCATCTTCTTTCGAGTTGTCTCTTATGGACGGAGAGAGGATAGAGTTATCTAGTGAAGATGTCACATCACTTCAACAGTTTTTAGCTGGGTTGGAACGATTGGTAAGAGGTGAGGATGTCCTTGAAAATATGCCAGCAATGAATATTTCGAACCTGGAGCATTTAGGGCAAGTAGCCATACAACCCTTAACGTCTATAGACATGCATGCATCAAAAGAGGTTAAATTGACAGATTTAATCAACCAAGCTAAAGACTTGTTAGCTTCACTGAAGGACCAAGGTTCATTGAACGTAAAGGAACGCCAACAACTTCTTCATGTCATGAAAGATTTAGCTGCAATAATGAAGCAGCAGATGGGCGGAAGTGAGACAACCGATGGGAAAGGGAGCTTCTCAATTATTCTTAAAGAGCATGGCATGACATCTAAAGAAGCGAAGGTCATTGAACAAACGCTCTTTACGCTTGTATCTAAGGAAACGATGTCTAAAGGATATGTAACAGAATCAGTCGTTACGGGGAAAGACATTGGGAAATGGATGAAGGCGGTGCTACAACAAGAAACGACTTCTGCTACTCAGCTATCATGGTCCCAACAAGGCCAAGCCACTTCAGCAGCTATGCCGATGAGTCAAGTTGAGCAATTTGTCCTTCATACAAATAGCCCGAATCAAGCTGGACAAGCTCCATCTAACAGTCAATTATTTGAGAAGTTTCAGCAACTCATCTCGAGTAGCCAATTTACAAAGGGATTACATGGAGGAAAAGAGTTGTCCATCGTATTAAGACCTGATCATTTAGGTTCGATGAACGTTAAGTTAACTCAAATGAATGGAGAAATGATGGTTAAGATTCTAGTAACCTCTCAAGCTTCGAAAGAGATGCTAGAAGGAAATATCCAACAACTCAGACATCTATTCTCTCCAAATCAGGTGGTTATCGAGAAGCAAGATGTTCTAAACTTCTCACAACAAGAGGCTGAACATGAACAGCGTGAACAAGGGAAACAAGAACAACAGCATCACTCTCCCCATTCCCATGAGGAAGAACGAGAGGACTCATCCTCAACAAGCTTTGAGGAAATCTTAAACGAACAGGT